CTATATTTTTATATTTTTCTTCAAACTCTTTGCATATTTTTTCTATTTCATCATAAGACAGATTAGAGTTAAAAACTGAAATAGCACCGGTTGGTATAACATTATGCCTTGTCCCTCCATTAATAAGGGAAATCTCTATATCCCCAATAAAATTAAGAATCTCCCCCATCAATTTTATAGCATTAAGTCTATTTTTATCTATATCTACACCCGAATGCCCGCCAAAAAGTCCGGTTATTTCAATTTGGTATGAATATGCAACCTGACTTTTCAAAAAATTATATTTTTTATCCCCATACAAGTCCCTTCCACCTGCACAACCGATAATTATTTCATCATCATCTTCCGAATCAAGATTAATCATATATTTGGAGCTCAAAAGTCCGCTTTCCAAGTTATTTGCACCGTTTAGGCCCGTCTCTTCATCCACTGTAAAAAGCAATTCAAGGCCTTTATTTTTTAAAATATCTTTATCTTCAGCCAAAGTCATCATCATTGCAACACCAATACCATTGTCAGCTCCGAGTGTAGTCCCATTAGCTTTAATAATATCACCATCAATTATAATATTTATGGGGTCTTTAGTAAAATCATGATTAACTTCAGGAGATTTTTCACACACCATATCCAGATGACTTTGTAATGCTACTTTTTCCGCATTGTCACCAACATAAACGAAAAGATTGTTCCCCCTATCTTCAGTAAAAGGGAAATTATTTTTTTCCGCCCAACCTTTTAAATATTGAATAATTTTACCTTCATTTTTTGAACACCTTGGGACTCCGGAAATTTCTTTAAAATATTTAACGATATTTTCTGTCACATCCGCCTCCGATATAACCTATTATTAAACCTAAACTCATCCTAACATAATTTACTTTTAAAGAGTAATACTTTTTCGTTTTTGTTGACAATTTTTGTATAAAATATATATTGTGAAATCAATCAATTTAGGAGGTAATGGATGGCAACTGTATTTACGACCGAAAATTTTAAGAGTGAAGTGTTAGATAGCGATGTTCCGGTACTTGTGGACTTTTGGGCTGTATGGTGCGGTCCCTGTAAGATGCTTACCCCTACTATCGACCAAATAGCTAAGGAATTTGAAGGTAAAGCAAAGGTAGGGAAAGTAAACGTTGACGACAATCAGCAATTGGCTGCTCAGTTTGGCATCATGAGCATTCCTACCGTTATTATCTTTAAAGGTGGAAAGGTTGTTGAGCAGTTTATAGGCGTTCAACCTAAAGGCGTCTATGTCGACGCATTGAACAAACACCTTTAGGGCACATTCAAGAGGTTATAAATGCCGATTTACGAATATGAATGCAAAGATTGCAAAAATATTTTTTCAAAGCTTGTAATAAAACAAGACGCAAAGGTTGAATGCCCTTCTTGCAAATCTCAAAATGTAGAAAAGAAGATGAGTAAAGTTTCTTCTGTGGGAAATGCGGGCTCAACATCCTCTTGTGGACACTCGGGCTTTAGCTGAGCTTAGAAACTAATTGCCGAGGTTCGGCAATTAAATAAAAGGCACCTAAAACGGTGCCTTTTTTATTTTAAAAAACATTTAAAACAGTATAATTTTTATTAAAGGTTTATTAACTGCTCCTTAATCTCTTTCCCAGGTTTAAAATAAGGAACTTTTTTGGCAGGAACTTCAACCTTTTCCCCAGTTTTAGGGTTTCTTCCGGTTTTTGCAGATTTTTCTCTGACTTTAAAACTTCCAAATCCCCTAATCTCTACCTTACCACCACTTTTAAGAGTATCTTTAATAGATGAAAACACACCATTTACAATAAACTCAATCTGCTTCTTAGTCATATCAGGGTATTCTTCTGATAGCTTTTCAATTAATTCTGATTTAGTCATAACCGACAGCCTCCTTTAAAAGATAAAATTACTTCCATTTTTAACTATATCGTATTATAACTTGTATAATGTTATGTGTAAAGTAAATTTTAGAAAAACTGTAGCTAAAATATTCAAAAAGAGGTTATTGAAGTTTAACTATAATGAAATTTAAAGAAAAAAAACGTTCTTTATTTGCAAAAATATTACACTCAAGCTTCGGAGTATTTACCAGTAGAATATTTGGACTTATCAGGGACTTAGTTATTGCCGCTCTTTTCGGTGCTTCCAAATATACCGATGCTTTTTTTGTTGCATTTGCCATTCCAAACTTATTCAGAGCCTTATTTGCAGAAGGGGCACTTTCTTCTGCATTTATCCCCATTTTAGCGGAAAATAGAAATAAAGGGGTCAAATATTCCAACACATATATGACAAAAATAATTACATATTTGTTCTTAATTGTAGGATTATTAACCTTTATTATAATAATCTTTTCCAAATACTTTATTTTATTATTTCTGCCTGGGTATGCAACCGATAAAGAGATGGTCATTTTTGCTTCAAACATTTTGAAGATTGTTATGCCGTATCTTCTATTTATAAGCATATCTTCAATATTTGCTGGCTTTTTAAATCTTCTTGGAAGTTTTTTTATCCCCCAATCATCTACAGCCCTTTTAAACATTTCAATGATAGCAGGGGCTTATATTGGGTGGATATTTGATAATAATATTTATTATTTGGCTTACGGTGTTTTCGTAGGCGGAATTTTACAATTACTATTATTATTTGTATTCTCTTACATTTACGGCTACAGAATACAATCAAACCTTAAAATGTCAGATAATGTAAAAAAAACATTCTTACTTATAATTCCGTCTATTTTTGGAGTTGGCATTAGCCAATTAAACTTTACCGTTGGTAGAATTATAGCCTCTTTTTTAAATGAGGGGAGCATTTCATATCTATATTATGCAAATCGCCTCTTTCAATTCCCACTTGGTGTATTTTCTGTTGCACTAAGCGGGGTAGCACTTGCCGAACTTAGCAAAACTGACATAATTGATACACAATCAAAACAACACAACCTTATTGACAAAGCATTTATTGCCATCATTTTAATAATACTCCCTGCAACAATTGGTCTTATCTTACTATCTGACGAAATTACACGTTTTATTTATCAGAGAAACCACTTTACAGCACTTGATGCAGCGCAAACTGCTTCAGCTCTCATTATGTATTCAGCCGGATTAATATTCTTTTCTTTTGTAAACCTTTTTACAAAAGTTTTCCATTCGCGAAAAGATACAAAAACTCCCGTAAAAATAGCAGCAATCTCATTTATTTGTAATGTAATTTTCATGCTATTGTTTATAAAATGGTTTTCTCACGCAGGCATTGCACTTGCATCCTCGTTTGCCGCTGGAATCAATGCATTTCTTTTGTATGCATATATCAGAGATTATAGTTTTAATTTTAAAAACAACTTGGCAATTATTTTGAAAATAGTTTCAGCTTCTGCAATAATGGCTACAGTTGTAACAATATTAAAACATTACAGTTTAAACCTATTGATTGTAATTTTAATTTCTGCTATGACTTACTTTCTTTGTTTAGCAGTACTAAAAGTTAATATAAGGAGAGTACTCAAGTGAAATGCTGCATCCAAAGGGCTGATTCCGCTTACGTTGAAATAGATGGAAAAATATATTCTCAAATAGAAAAAGGTCTCTTGGTCCTTGTGGGCTTCTTTAATAATGATGAAGAATCTTATATCGATTTTATGTCAAAAAAGGTCTGCGGACTTCGTATCTTTGAAAATGATTCTGGGAAGATGGACTTATCCGTTCAGGATATTGAGGGAGAGCTATTGATAGTAAGTCAATTTACTCTGGCAGGTGAAGTTAAAAAGGGGATGAGACCTGATTTTATGAATGCAATGCATCCTGAAAAAGCTGTAAGATATTATGAAAAATTTATAGAAAAATGCAAAAATATACTTGGAGAGAGTAAAGTTAAAACAGGTGTATTTGGAGCAAAAATGAAAATTGGCCTTGTAAATAACGGCCCTGTAACTATAATCTTAGAAAAACAAGAAAAATAAGTTTTCATGGGAGAAGAGATGAAACTTCAGATTTTAAATGTAGGCCCCCTTTATGTAAACTGCTCCATTTTTTCAGTTAATGACAAATGTATAATATTTGACCCGGGTGATGATTTTAAAGAAATAGATGAGTATCTCACAAAGAATAAACTGACGCCGTTATTTATCTTAAACACACACGGTCATTTTGACCACATTGGCGCTGTAAATGAAATAAAAGAAAAATATAATATTCCATTTTACGTCTCAAAAAAGGATGAGCAAATTATGGAAGACTCTGCTAAACAGGCTGTTATTTTCGGCCTACCCCCAAGAAAAGCTCCAATTATAGACAAAGATGTCAAGGACGGTGATATTTTTGAAATTGAGGGGGTCAAAATTAGAGCTATTGCAACCCCGGGGCACACTCCAGGGGGTATGTGTTATCTAATTGAGAATCAACATATTCTAATATCGGGGGACTCCCTTTTTTACCTCTCAATAGGGAGGACTGATTTTCCTTACTCAGATTTCGATGCGCTGGTAAGCGGGATTAAAAATAAATTATTTAAGTTGCCAAGTGAGACAGTAGTAATACCAGGACATGGGGATAAAACAACTATAGGTTTTGAAAAGAAAACCAATCCTTTTTTGAGGTAAATATATGGATTATGGAATAAAAATTTGGTCCAAGAATTATTTTAAAATTAAAGACGGTAAAGTAATTATTAATCATGGTAAAAAGCCTGCAATAGTGGATATCGTAAAAGATGTCAGAAGCGAAGGCTACAAAGGTCCTTTGCTAATAAGATTTCCACATCTCATTAAAAATCAGATAGACACACTCTTTGAGAGTTTTGAAAAATCGATGAAAGAATATTCATATAATGGGAAATTTAACGGTGTATTCCCTCTTAAAGTTAATCAATTCCCAAATTTTGTAATACCATTAACCGAAATCTCCCAAGGTTATAACTACGGGCTTGAAGCGGGCAGTAAACCTGAGCTTATCATTGCTATGAGCTACACAAATCTCGGCAGCCCCATAATTGTTAATGGTTTTAAAGATAAAGAAATGATAACACTTGGATTTATTGCTGCTCAAATGGGGCACGATATCACAATCACAATAGAAGGTATTAATGAGCTTGAAACAATACTGGAAGTAGCAAAAGAGATGGGATCACCTTACCCCAATATTGGCCTAAGAATCAGACTACACAGCTCAGGTATCGGCATTTGGGCCAAAAGTGGCGGCATAAACTCAAAGTTTGGACTTACTTCTGCGGAGCTTGTAGAGGCTATGACAATGTTAAAACAAGCCGATATGCTAGAAAATTTTAAAATGATACATTTTCATATCGGCTCACAAATTAGCGAAATTTCACCAATGAAAAAGGCGTTGCGTGAAGCTGGTAACATTTATGCTGAACTTTACAAAATGGGGGCAACAAACTTAAACTCTGTTGACCTTGGGGGCGGACTTGCCGTTGAATATAGCCAACACAAAGGAATATATGAAAAAAACTATACATTGGAAGAATTTACAAGTGACGTTGTATATCTTTTGAAAATGATTGCACAAAATAAAAAGGTTCCAGAACCTGATATATACATAGAAGCAGGAAGATTTATAGCGGCAAGTCATGCCATTGTGGTAGCACCTGTCCTTGAGCTTTTTTCTCAGGAATACGATCAAAAAGAGTTGAATCTTAAAGAAAAAAATCCACCGTTAATTGATGAATTATACGAGCTGTATAAGATAATGAATGAAAATAATGCCATAGAATTTTTACATGACAGTTTGGATCACATGGAATCCCTCTTAACCCTTTTTGATCTTGGTTACATTGATTTGATAGACAGGAGTAATACCGAGATACTTGTTCACCTTATTATCAAAAAAGCTGTGGATTTATTAAGGAATAAAGATCTAACTGACATAATAAATATTCAAAATATGATTCAAGAAAGATACCTTTTAAATTTCTCAATATTCCAAAGCCTTCCCGACTATTGGGGGCTCGGACAAAATTTCCCAGTTATGCCCCTTGAAAAATTAGATGAAAAACCAACAAGATCTGCAAGCTTATGGGATATAACTTGTGATAGTGATGGGGAAATATCTTTTGATACTCAAAAGCCTCTATTTTTACACGATGTAAATCTCATTGAGGAAGATTACTTTTTATGCTTCTTTCTTGTAGGAGCTTATCAAGAAACAATGGGGATGCAGCATAACCTATTCACCCATCCGACTGAATTAACTGTGGATTTTGATGAAGAAGGTAATTACGAAATAAAAAATATCATTGAAGCCCAAAATATTTTGGATATACTTGATGATATGGATTATGATATAAAAGATGTTGAAAGAAGATTAAAACAAAAAATAGAAGAATCAAAAAAGATAAATGATGATATGAGGAGCTATATTTTAGGTAAACTATATGTTTTCCTGAGTGAAAACTGTTATCTTAAAACCATTGCAGGATGTAAAAATGACTAAAAAGGAGCAATTATGGGAAAAGTAATTATTATTGGCGCTGGAGGCGTTGGAAACGTTGTTGCTAAAAAATGTGCAAGTTTGCCGAATGTATTTACAGAAATATGCCTGGCAAGCAGGACATTATCTAAATGTGAGCAAATAGCAAAAGAGGTAAAGAAAAATTATAATGTAGATATTAATGTTGAGCAGGTTGATGCTGATAACGTTAAGGATTTGGTAGCACTATTTAAAAAGTATAACCCTGATTTGGTAATTAATGTTGCACTCCCTTATCAAGACTTGACAATTATGGATGCCTGCCTTGAAGCAGGAGTAAACTATCTTGACACTGCAAATTATGAGCCTATCGATACAGCTCATTTTGAATACAGTTGGCAGTGGGCTTATCAGGATAAATTTAAAGAAAAAGGGTTAATGGCTATTTTAGGCTGTGGTTTTGACCCGGGGGTTACAAATATTTTCTGTGCTTATGCACAAAAACACTTATACGATGAAATTAATTATATTGACATATTAGATTGCAATGCCGGTGACCACGGGCATCCATTTGCGACAAATTTTAACCCTGAAATCAATATACGGGAAGTCACCCAAGTTGTTAGACATTGGAATGAAGGTAAATGGGTAGAAACACCACCTATTATTGAAGATGGCTCCGTTCATTTTACATTTAATTATCCTGAAGCAGGACCAAGAGAAAGCTATCTTTTATATCACGAAGAGATGGAATCCCTTGTAAAAAATATAAAAGGATTAAAAAGGATTCGCTTTTGGATGACCTTTTCAGATAATTACCTTACTCATTTAAAAGTTTTACAAAATGTTGGAATGACAAGAATTGATGAAGTAGATTACGAAGGGTGTAAAGTAGTCCCACTGAAATTTTTAAAAGCACTGTTGCCTGACCCTGGTAGCTTAGGGGAAAACTATAAAGGGAAAACTGTAATCGGCTGCGTTTTTGACGGTATAAAGGGTGGCAAGAGATTTAAAAAATACATCTATAATGTATGTGACCACGCAGAAGCCTACAAAGAAGTACAAGCTCAAGCTGTATCTTACACTACCGGAGTACCTGCTATGATCGGTGCTATGATGTTTCTAACCGGTGAGTGGAAAGGTGAAGGGGTATTTAATGTAGAGCAACTTGACCCTGATAAATTTATGGAAGCGCTCAATAAATACGGTCTACCATGGCAGGTAACCGATTTTGACGGGAAATTACCTGAATGAAAAAGTTTGTAGATATTGCAGAAACATATTTTCCCACAAAGATAACCGGCAGGGTTAAAACACCCTGCTACCTTATCAGTGAAAAGAAAATTGAGGAAAATTGTCAAGTTTTAGATTATGTTCAAAAAGAGACAGGAGCGAAAATACTCCTTGCTTTAAAAGCATTTGCACAACCTTATGGATTTAACATAATAAAAAAATATCTCCATGGAGTCTGTGCCAGCGGTCCAGTTGAGGCAAGACTTGGAAGGGAAGAATTTTCAAAAGAGGTACATACTTTTGCTCCCGCTTTTACAAAAAAACAATTTGATGAGGTTTTACAATATTCTGATCACATAATATTCAACTCTGTCAACCAGTTTAACAAATATGCACACTTGGCAAAATCGAACGGGAAAGAAGTGGGCTTGAGAGTAAATCCCGGATACTCTGAAGTTGAAGTTGAGCTTTACGATCCTTGTGCTGTCGGCTCAAGGTTTGGCGTCAACCCTGAAAATTTGACTGACTTTGATATTGCTCAGTTAGACGGCCTTCATTTTCATGCGATGTGTGAGCAAAATGCGGATGTACTTGTAAGGGTGCTTGAAAGTTTTGAAAATAGATTTGGAAAATATATTGATAAGTTAAAATGGGTAAATTTTGGCGGAGGTCATCACATCACTCGTGAAGATTACGATATCAATTTATTGATTGAAACTATAAATAAATTTAGAAAAAAACATAATAACATCAATGTATATCTCGAGCCGGGTGAAGCAGTGGTGCTCAATGCTGGTGTATTTGTCACTGAAGTGCTTGATATAATTTATAATGGAATTGACATAGCTATTCTTGACTGCTCCGCTGAAACACATATGCCTGATGTTTTAGCAATGCCATATACTCCAAAAATAATTGGAGCTGACAAACCAGGTGTTTACAAATACACTTACAGGCTTGGAGGGATATCTTGCCTGGCAGGTGATTTTATAGGTACATACACGTTCAAAAACCCGCTGAAAGTTGGTGATAGATTGGTTTTGCTTGATATGGCGTTATACTCTTTCGTCAAAAATACCACATTTAATGGGATAGAACTTCCCTCAATAATCTACTTTGACAAAGATTATACTATAACGTATCAAAAGGATTTTGATTATTTTGACTACAAAAACAGGTTATCATAGCTTTTTATAAAGCATTGTCACAAAATCCTCGTGATAAATGGCTCTTATAAACTTAAATCCACTGTTTATATATTTAGATTTCACAAAATAGGCATCCTCAATGGGGATGCCTGATAAAACAAGCTCCCCTTCCGATTTTAAACTTTGAAAATTATATTCGAGTAGATTAAGAATTATATCTACATAAATATTTGCCACAATTACATCAAACTTTGATTTGATACAGTTGTTATCTCCGCAAGCTATATAAATATTATCAAGATTATTGGCTATGATATTCAATTTACTGGTCACACAAGCCTTATAAGATATATCAAAACCCACAATATTTTCAGCACCGCACATGGAAGCTGCTATCGACAATATCCCTGTGCCACAACCAATATCTAAAAAAGACTTACCATTTAAATTCATCTCCCCAATTAATTTCAGACACCCTTTCGTGGTCTCGTGTTCACCGCTGCCAAATGCACCGTTTGATATTACAAACTTTCTATTGTTTATTGTGTAAGTGAATCTTTTATTTTCCATGCGACTTTGTAACAGCTGCACAAATATTTTTCAACTGAATTGATACAGTTTGCAAAACAAAAATTATCTTATAACCTATTAAATCCTAATAAAATAATTTTATTTTTAATTATCTTCTAAAAATTATTGACATTTATGTCTAATAGTAATAACAGTTCAAATTTATAAACCTAAGGTGAGGTGCAATATGACTAATTTTACTAAAAAGAGTGCATACAATGTAGCAATTGCCGGTGCCACCGGTGCAGTCGGAGAAACTTTCTTACAAATTTTAGAAGAGAGAAATTTCCCTATCAAAAACTTAAAACTCCTTGCTTCTGCAAGATCTGTTGGCAAAAAGTTGAAGTTTAAGGGTAATGAATATACAGTAGAAGAACTAACTCACGATTCTTTCAAGGATGTAGATATTGCCCTTTTCTCTGCGGGCGGTTCAAGAAGTCTTGAATTTGCTCCTTCAGCAGCTAAAGCAGGTGCACTTGTAATTGATAACAGCTCTGCATTCAGGATGGATAGGGATGTACCTCTTGTTGTGCCTGAAGTAAACCCACAAGATGCTTTCAAACACAACGGAATTATTGCAAATCCTAACTGCACAACAATCATTATGGTAGTTGCGCTCAAACCACTTCATGACTATTCAAAGATTAAAAGGGTTGTAGTTTCTTCTTATCAGTCTGCCTCCGGTGCAGGGGCTAAGGCAATGGAAGAGCTCATGAAACAGACAAGAGATTGGGCTGCAGGCAAGGAATTAAAAGTAGAAAATTTTGCCCATCAACTGCTATTTAACGTAATTCCACATATCGATAAATTTACTGAAAACGGCTACACAAAAGAAGAGATGAAAATGTTTAATGAAACAAGAAAGATAATGGGTGACGATACAATTAAGGTAAGTGCTACTTGTGTCAGGGTGCCTGTTTTATCTGCACACTCAGAAGCTGTCACTGTTGAAACTGAGAAAGAGATATCTGTTGAAAAGGCAAAAGAACTTTTTGCTTCAGCTAAAGGTTTACAAATTATAGATAATCCAGACAAAAATGAATACCCTATGCCACTTTTTGTAGCAGGCAAAGATGACTGCTATGTGGGAAGAATAAGAAAAGACATATCTGCTGAAAATAGTTTGAGTTTCTGGGTTGTTGGTGACCAATTAAGAAAGGGTGCTGCACTTAATGCTATTCAGATTGCTGAGCTCTTTATAAAATAACTCAAGGCATCCGCAAGGATGCCTTTTTTATTCATACTTTCCAAAATAAAATATTTAATCCTTTTAAAAAATCAAACAATATTGAAAACAAATATCTTGATTTTAAATGTGTTAAAGTTTATTTCATTACTAAATCAAAATTAAAGGGGTTTTATATGATACTTATTACAGGAGCAGCAGGATTTATTGGCAGCTATCTGATGGGATATCTGAATAAGCTTGGTGAAGATAGAATCTTGGCTGTTGATAAGCTGGGAGCAAAAGAAAAATGGAAAAATTTACTTGGGAAAAAATATATCGATTTTGTTGACAGGGACTATTTTATTGAAAATCTTGGAAATTTTAATAACATCAAATTTATTTTCCATATTGGTGCTTGCGCAGACACTACGGAATTAAACCTTGATTATCTAATGAGCGTAAATTTTGGCTACAGTAAAAAGCTTTTTAAATATGCCGAAGATAAAAAAATACCATTTATTTATGCAAGCAGTGCAGCAACATACGGTGCAGGCGAATACGGATATTCAGACAACACCGAATTCATTAACAAACTTCGCCCTTTAAACCCTTACGGTTTTTCCAAACAGATTTTTGATGAGTGGGTTTTAAGGCAAAATGACAAGCCACCTTTCTGGGCAGGGTTTAAGTTTTTCAATGTGTTTGGTCCAAATGAATATCATAAAGGAAGAATGGCAAGCGTTATATTCCATGCTTACAACCAATTAAAAGAAACAAAAAAGATACGTCTCTTTAAATCCCACAAAGACGGTTATAAAGATGGTGAGCAAAAACGAGATTTTGTTTACGTGCTTGATGTTTGCAAAGTCTTGACATTTTTTTATGAAAAACAAACAAAATCAGATATTTACAACCTTGGAACAGGTACTGCAAGGACTTTTAACGATTTGGCTGAAAGTGTTATTAAATACAGTGGCATAGATGGTCAAATAGAATATTTTGATATGCCGGAAGATTTAAGAGACAGATATCAATATTTTACTGAAGCAGATATGGATAAGCTCAAGAGTGTGGGATACGAAAAAGATTTTTCTACATTAGAGGAATCTATAAAGGACTATGTTACAAATTATCTAATGGAAAACTATAAAACTTATTGAGGTAAATATGGCAATATCTAACTGTTTTATCGGTTGTAACAAAGAGTTAAAAGAAGCTGAGATTGCTTTAATCGGCCTGCCTTACGATGGAACTAGTAGTTACAGGCCTGGCTCAAGATTTGCTCCAAATGCTATCAGAGAGGCATCTTACGGGTTAGAAACGTACTCACCTGTATTTGATGCGGATTTAGAAGAAAATATATCGGTTTGCGATACAGGTGACATTGAGCTCCCTTTTGGCGATGTTAAAAGAACATT
This DNA window, taken from Deferrivibrio essentukiensis, encodes the following:
- a CDS encoding aspartate-semialdehyde dehydrogenase translates to MTNFTKKSAYNVAIAGATGAVGETFLQILEERNFPIKNLKLLASARSVGKKLKFKGNEYTVEELTHDSFKDVDIALFSAGGSRSLEFAPSAAKAGALVIDNSSAFRMDRDVPLVVPEVNPQDAFKHNGIIANPNCTTIIMVVALKPLHDYSKIKRVVVSSYQSASGAGAKAMEELMKQTRDWAAGKELKVENFAHQLLFNVIPHIDKFTENGYTKEEMKMFNETRKIMGDDTIKVSATCVRVPVLSAHSEAVTVETEKEISVEKAKELFASAKGLQIIDNPDKNEYPMPLFVAGKDDCYVGRIRKDISAENSLSFWVVGDQLRKGAALNAIQIAELFIK
- the rfaD gene encoding ADP-glyceromanno-heptose 6-epimerase; this encodes MILITGAAGFIGSYLMGYLNKLGEDRILAVDKLGAKEKWKNLLGKKYIDFVDRDYFIENLGNFNNIKFIFHIGACADTTELNLDYLMSVNFGYSKKLFKYAEDKKIPFIYASSAATYGAGEYGYSDNTEFINKLRPLNPYGFSKQIFDEWVLRQNDKPPFWAGFKFFNVFGPNEYHKGRMASVIFHAYNQLKETKKIRLFKSHKDGYKDGEQKRDFVYVLDVCKVLTFFYEKQTKSDIYNLGTGTARTFNDLAESVIKYSGIDGQIEYFDMPEDLRDRYQYFTEADMDKLKSVGYEKDFSTLEESIKDYVTNYLMENYKTY